The genomic DNA CTCGACCCCACGCATGAGAATGCTGTTACGCCAGCGGATTTGGCCGAAGGGAACGGCCAGCTTCATGTCGGGGCAGGCGGCCAGCAACCGGCGCTGATCTCGGTTGCCGTCGTCGCCGCTCACCGACCAACGCCCACGACCCGATCAAACCCCCCGGCGAGCAGGCCGGGTTGGGCGGATGATTTCCAGCAATCGGCCGTGCAGAGGGCGGGTGCTGATCACGGCTGAGCCCGGCCCGGACAGGAGGGGGCCGCCGTCGAGGTCGGTGACCACGCAGCCCGCCTCTTCGACGATCACCGGCAGGGGCGCGAGGTCTTCGTAACCCTGCTCGGTTCCGCCGATCACGATCGCATCGATCAGGCCGGTGAGAAGCCCACCCGCGACCCCACCGAGGTAGCCGGTGATCTTCACGTTCCGATGCAGGGTCATCAGCAGGTCACCGGGCCAGCGGCTGGGGTTGACGATCTCGACGCGGGCGTCGGCAAGGTCGTTGGTGTGCCGCAGAATCGGCGCGGTCTCTCGGCCGCCGGTCCTGATCCGACAGCCTAATCCCCTGCCCGCGAAGACCATCCGCTGCGCGATCGGCTCGTTGATGACGCCGATGGCCGGGCCGTGCTCGTCATAGCAGGCCAGCCTGGTACTGAACAGCGGGATGCGGTGGGCGAAGTAAGTGGTCCCGTCGATCGGATCGATGACCCAACTCCGCCCGGACGTCCCCGGCGTGGTTCCGTCCTCTTCGCCGTAGATCTCGTCGTCGGCGAACCGTTGCCGAAGTTCGGTGCGAATGAGGTTCTCGACGGCACGGTCGGCATCGGTCACCGCAGAGCCGTCGGGCTTTGTCGCAACGGCAAGGTCCGTGGTGAAGAATCGATCGGCGGCCAGACGTCCGGCCCTGTCGGCAAGGGCGATGGCGAAGTCCAGGAGATCCGGATCCACGGCGGGTGAGCGCATCTTCCGCACGTTAGCCGCCATGAGTTCGCGGAGGGCCGCGACGAATGGGCCCACGGCAAGGACAGTCGACGAGAAGTGGCACCAGCAGCGCAGATTGCAGATCATCGATGCCGCCCTGACCAGGTTCGCCGCCGACGGATTCGACGGCACCACCACCGCGGCGATCTGCCGGACCACCGGCATCGGGTTCGCGCCCCCGGGTTCATCCGCACCGTCGGCGCAGCACTCCATCACGACCAAATCGCCATAGCCGTCGCCACCCATCAACGGCAGATCCTGGACAACCTCACAACCTGGGTCCGACGCCCCCGCCGCCAAGGCACCATCCCCACCGACCTGTCCGCCCAACGAACCGCCCGCTGGCTGATGGCCCTGATCGCCGGATTCGCCCCCCAACTCACCGCTTCCTCCGTCGACCAACCCCAAACCTTGCCCCTCGCACCGGATCTCAGTCCCGCCCGCATCCGGCGTTCGACAGATCCGCTGAATATCCACTCGCAGAATCGAATGTCCACGAGACCGACTGGTGGCCAACGGCTACCACGCACTGGGACGACCACAACGCGGCATAGAGAGAGATGGAGTTCTGTGCCGCAGAGCATCTCGCCCCGGCAACCACTCGTCCAGCGAAATTGCGAATGCTCAAGCAGATGTATTGCCGCACAAGTGATTACGAGTCACGGTGACGTGGGGATGCGAGTGAGCTGTCAGCGTTTGTAGCGCTGGCCTTCGGCGAGTTGTTCGGTGATCTTGCTGGCTCCGAGCAGACGCTGGGTGGCGGCGGACGAGCCGGGGGCAACGCCGCCGAACAGGGCAATCAGGCGCAGGCTCAGCGGCGCCACGTCCACCTCGGCGAGATCTTTCTCGATAGCTCGTATGGTCGCGCGTGCCACATCCCGGGGCGTACGGGTGCCGATTCCGCGGGGCAGGGTGGCGCCGGAGTCGGCGAACATGCCCGCGTCGCTGATGTAGCCGGGGAACACGGTAGAGACGCCGACGTTGTGCGGCCGCATGTCCTCGCGGAGCGCGAGGGCGAAGCCGCGCATTCCGAACTTGGTGGCGTTGTATAGGGATGCCTGCCCGGAGGCGGTCTTTCCGGACAGGGAGGAAATGAAGACCAGGTGACCGTGGCGCCGAGCAGCCATGCGCTGCCCGGCTAGCTTCGCCATCACGATGGGAGCGCGGAGGTTGACATCGAGCGCGCGGTCGATCTCGCCGATGGAGTAGTCGGTCAGCAGGCCCGTTGCCGGCAGCGCGGCATTGGCCACAAGCACATCGATCTCGCCCGCCACTTTCAGAAGGTCCTCGATCGCGTCGCGGTCGGTCAGGTCGGCGGGGATGGCCCGTCCATGCAGCTTCTCGGCCAGCGGCTCGAGCAGTTCGGTCCGGCGTCCGGTGAGTACCACTTCCCCGCTGCGAGCGGCCAGGTCGATCGCCAGCGCGTGCCCGATTCCGCCGGTGGCCCCGGTCAACAACACTCGTGCGTCGCGCAGGTTCATCTCATCTGCTCCAGGTCTCGGGTACTCGGGGTGCCGATCTGTGGATCTGAACATCGAACGCGAGGGTCGTCGGCGGTGGAATTCCCGCTGGCACCCGGCGTGCGATACATCTCGATGGCGTCGCGTGCGGTGAGTGGTACGACGTGGCGGTCGGTCCGGAAATCGAACAGCGAAAGATGCCTGGCAAGGTCGATGGGATCGTGACTTCGCATGACCTCACCTTGAGGTTGCTCGAGGTCGCCGGTCTTGTACGAATGTTCCTCGACTCGGGTACGCGATCTGGTTTGCGGCGAACCCAGGGTCACCGGCCAAGGCTGCCGGAGTCATTTCAGTGAACGCCCAGACGTCACGATGCAGATGAGACTGGTCGGCGTAGCCACACTCCGCGGCGACTCGGGCCGCACTGTCGCCTGCGGCCAAGCGGTGAGCAGCATGGTTGAAGCGCACCAGCTTTGCAGCACGCTTAGGAGGCAGTCCCATCTGCGACCGGAACCGGGTCCACAGGCGTCGACG from Nocardia terpenica includes the following:
- a CDS encoding inositol monophosphatase family protein — translated: MDIQRICRTPDAGGTEIRCEGQGLGLVDGGSGELGGESGDQGHQPAGGSLGGQVGGDGALAAGASDPGCEVVQDLPLMGGDGYGDLVVMECCADGADEPGGANPMPVVRQIAAVVVPSNPSAANLVRAASMICNLRCWCHFSSTVLAVGPFVAALRELMAANVRKMRSPAVDPDLLDFAIALADRAGRLAADRFFTTDLAVATKPDGSAVTDADRAVENLIRTELRQRFADDEIYGEEDGTTPGTSGRSWVIDPIDGTTYFAHRIPLFSTRLACYDEHGPAIGVINEPIAQRMVFAGRGLGCRIRTGGRETAPILRHTNDLADARVEIVNPSRWPGDLLMTLHRNVKITGYLGGVAGGLLTGLIDAIVIGGTEQGYEDLAPLPVIVEEAGCVVTDLDGGPLLSGPGSAVISTRPLHGRLLEIIRPTRPARRGV
- a CDS encoding SDR family NAD(P)-dependent oxidoreductase — its product is MNLRDARVLLTGATGGIGHALAIDLAARSGEVVLTGRRTELLEPLAEKLHGRAIPADLTDRDAIEDLLKVAGEIDVLVANAALPATGLLTDYSIGEIDRALDVNLRAPIVMAKLAGQRMAARRHGHLVFISSLSGKTASGQASLYNATKFGMRGFALALREDMRPHNVGVSTVFPGYISDAGMFADSGATLPRGIGTRTPRDVARATIRAIEKDLAEVDVAPLSLRLIALFGGVAPGSSAATQRLLGASKITEQLAEGQRYKR